A single Nostoc sp. GT001 DNA region contains:
- a CDS encoding type IV secretion system DNA-binding domain-containing protein, translating into MSKSFKINSANSQGFRFEQLQNHNDAIGKYTHSLFTPNGLTVLSLLGAYILMRVFFGDGNKKKIATSYWGGSKETATAQKKAILQIVNPQCDSAALYIGKHQGKGGGTTSSPSELGGVKGKGEGGKVLNPLPFTLSPFPRPHKRILGWQTNTFYIPDVQRGTAVIGAPGSGKTFSAINPMIYSAIDQEFPCIVYDFKYASQAKIAAYAKYKGYDVHIFAPGFPESEVCNPLDFLKDSSDAESARQISTVINKNFRLLGNSTEDGFFGPSGVELTQAILMLAKEFGDYADVMTCAAILSSELMVKRLMAASLNPWVKIAFGQLFSSAASEKTVAGIVATASIMFTRFMAKNTLGCFIGKTTLPLEIKGKQMIIFGLDRERRDAERPLMTSILHMTIARNIAKKRLDPLIVALDELPSIYLPDLYRWLNESRSEGFCGIIGFQNMGQLEKNYGKDIAKAILGACSTKFIFNPGENESAQLFSNFLGDEEIKYKQKSRSTGSKNNSTSISDQEKTRKLFESAQFLKLIAGKCVFINPTYANKNEGSVPLLKTIKISQALKNIEKYNQLKWARIVSLLARRSTQKFPSRQDLALRVRQVELRFPLPQNPQAVSNNPGLTSKNVGSMVNQDQVPSDIGF; encoded by the coding sequence ATGAGCAAATCTTTCAAAATAAATAGCGCTAATTCTCAAGGATTTCGATTTGAGCAATTACAAAATCATAATGACGCAATTGGCAAGTACACTCACTCTCTTTTCACCCCCAATGGACTAACAGTTTTGTCCTTACTTGGTGCTTATATTTTGATGAGGGTGTTTTTTGGCGATGGTAACAAGAAGAAAATTGCTACCAGTTATTGGGGTGGTAGTAAAGAAACTGCTACTGCTCAGAAAAAAGCCATCTTGCAAATCGTCAATCCCCAATGTGATAGTGCGGCACTTTACATTGGTAAGCATCAAGGAAAAGGTGGTGGCACTACTAGTTCGCCAAGTGAACTTGGCGGGGTAAAGGGTAAGGGGGAAGGGGGAAAGGTTTTAAATCCTTTACCCTTTACCCTTTCCCCTTTCCCCAGACCTCACAAGCGTATTTTGGGTTGGCAGACTAATACTTTTTATATTCCTGATGTGCAAAGAGGTACGGCAGTTATCGGCGCTCCCGGTAGTGGAAAAACATTCAGTGCCATTAATCCGATGATTTACTCGGCAATTGATCAAGAATTTCCATGTATAGTTTATGACTTCAAATACGCTTCTCAAGCGAAAATTGCTGCCTATGCTAAATATAAGGGCTATGATGTTCACATCTTTGCACCGGGATTTCCTGAATCTGAAGTCTGCAATCCTTTAGACTTCCTCAAAGACAGCAGTGATGCTGAATCTGCCCGACAAATTTCCACTGTCATCAATAAGAATTTTCGACTTTTGGGCAATTCAACTGAAGATGGGTTCTTTGGCCCTTCGGGGGTCGAGCTGACTCAAGCAATATTGATGTTAGCTAAAGAATTTGGCGATTACGCCGATGTCATGACTTGTGCTGCAATACTCTCTAGTGAACTTATGGTCAAGCGCCTGATGGCTGCTTCCCTTAACCCTTGGGTAAAAATTGCTTTTGGTCAGTTGTTCAGTTCTGCTGCATCTGAAAAAACTGTTGCAGGCATTGTTGCTACCGCCAGTATTATGTTCACTCGCTTTATGGCGAAAAACACACTAGGCTGTTTCATCGGTAAGACAACTTTACCTTTGGAAATTAAAGGTAAGCAGATGATTATTTTCGGGTTAGACAGAGAACGCCGAGATGCAGAGAGGCCCCTGATGACCAGCATTTTACACATGACCATCGCCCGTAACATTGCCAAAAAGCGACTTGATCCACTCATCGTTGCACTGGATGAATTACCCTCGATTTACTTACCTGACCTGTATAGATGGCTCAACGAATCTCGTTCTGAGGGCTTCTGTGGTATTATCGGCTTCCAAAATATGGGGCAGCTTGAGAAGAACTACGGTAAAGATATCGCTAAGGCGATCCTGGGGGCTTGCAGCACTAAGTTTATATTCAATCCTGGTGAGAACGAGTCAGCGCAATTATTCTCCAACTTCTTGGGAGATGAAGAGATTAAGTACAAGCAAAAAAGCCGTTCTACTGGTAGTAAAAATAACAGCACTAGTATTAGTGATCAAGAAAAAACTAGAAAGCTTTTTGAATCGGCTCAATTTCTGAAGTTAATTGCTGGTAAATGCGTTTTTATTAACCCTACTTATGCTAATAAAAACGAAGGTTCAGTTCCACTATTGAAAACTATTAAAATTTCTCAAGCTCTCAAAAATATTGAGAAATACAATCAACTTAAATGGGCGAGAATTGTTAGTTTACTAGCTAGGAGAAGTACGCAGAAATTTCCCTCTAGGCAGGATTTAGCTTTACGAGTTAGGCAAGTTGAGTTACGCTTTCCCCTTCCCCAAAATCCTCAAGCGGTTTCTAATAATCCCGGTCTGACATCAAAAAACGTTGGCAGTATGGTTAATCAAGACCAAGTTCCTTCTGATATCGGGTTTTAA
- a CDS encoding TrbI/VirB10 family protein has translation MSEDNGKGSVSTIEDLLEIDDTNKTNAKKAPELESLLVATKHTFVTSPWSRLAIIAVPFGVGFLAIFLMLNGVFNPAPAPKIGQKPGETITATEQTQDDEGDGDARAKLALSDQEDELGRINKNKFDQLAPVPVSVDQKVVPSNPPSPRPAPYPVQNTQSRRVTQTAPQPRRTYTQPPTRTSFSPRSSISARTVTPLDPLEQLNKLRGIGSYGKIAYTEISTSKQSSLDPAQSQAQAIQNQPNEQTDTNNFDQTTPQVASESIEKIRPRWQATSKVNKITLANNYLPQESQILQGKQTRYLTVGSFASGVIVTPLVQTTVNSSGQGKTQTPTSNNTKSIARLQEDLRDNYGQVAIRSGTMFAVELASVDGGSYAVAYVRAIIKDNTEYPIGAGAISVTGEGGRPLIARRFQDRGGEIARSDLFGGAVSALGKVGEIMNQPDSEEEISDELTGRIRKRSSGNQRNLTGALMSGFFGNISQNLSQRNQRATQEITSRPNTWFIPQGTKVTFNVNRSLELP, from the coding sequence CACCAGAACTGGAAAGTTTATTAGTAGCGACTAAGCACACATTTGTCACTTCTCCTTGGTCAAGACTAGCAATAATTGCTGTCCCTTTTGGAGTTGGATTTTTAGCGATATTTTTGATGCTCAATGGCGTTTTCAATCCCGCACCAGCACCAAAGATTGGTCAAAAGCCAGGGGAAACTATTACTGCTACAGAACAAACACAAGATGATGAGGGGGATGGTGACGCTCGTGCAAAACTAGCTCTGTCGGATCAAGAAGATGAGTTAGGTCGCATTAACAAAAATAAATTTGACCAACTAGCGCCAGTACCAGTTTCAGTAGACCAAAAAGTTGTGCCATCTAACCCACCATCTCCACGACCTGCGCCATATCCGGTTCAAAATACACAATCACGTCGCGTAACTCAGACTGCACCACAACCTAGAAGAACCTACACTCAGCCACCAACACGCACGAGTTTTTCTCCAAGATCCTCTATATCTGCACGGACAGTAACGCCCCTAGATCCTCTTGAACAATTGAACAAACTCCGAGGCATCGGTTCTTACGGCAAAATCGCATACACCGAAATTAGCACCAGCAAACAATCTTCATTAGATCCGGCTCAATCTCAAGCTCAAGCAATTCAAAATCAACCGAATGAACAAACAGATACAAACAATTTTGACCAAACCACGCCCCAGGTGGCAAGCGAGTCGATTGAAAAGATCCGCCCCAGGTGGCAAGCAACTTCTAAAGTTAACAAGATTACTTTAGCTAACAATTATTTACCTCAAGAAAGCCAAATTCTCCAAGGAAAACAAACTCGTTATTTGACAGTTGGCTCATTTGCTAGTGGTGTGATCGTTACCCCATTAGTTCAAACCACAGTTAATAGTTCAGGACAAGGAAAGACACAAACACCAACCTCTAATAACACTAAGTCTATTGCTAGGCTGCAAGAGGATTTACGCGATAACTATGGGCAAGTGGCAATCCGTTCGGGAACAATGTTTGCAGTCGAGTTAGCTTCGGTTGATGGCGGCAGTTACGCTGTCGCTTATGTTAGAGCGATCATCAAAGATAATACAGAATATCCGATAGGAGCGGGTGCGATTTCTGTGACTGGGGAAGGTGGTAGACCCCTGATTGCTCGGAGATTTCAAGACAGGGGTGGCGAGATTGCCCGTAGTGACTTGTTTGGTGGCGCTGTGTCTGCATTAGGGAAGGTTGGGGAGATTATGAACCAACCGGATAGTGAAGAAGAAATTTCTGATGAACTCACAGGCAGGATTCGCAAACGTAGTAGTGGCAATCAGCGCAATCTCACTGGTGCGTTAATGTCAGGGTTTTTTGGTAACATCAGCCAAAATCTTAGTCAACGCAATCAACGTGCTACTCAAGAAATTACTTCTCGCCCTAATACTTGGTTTATTCCACAGGGAACCAAAGTCACTTTTAATGTAAATCGTTCTTTGGAGTTGCCATGA